In the genome of Capra hircus breed San Clemente chromosome 5, ASM170441v1, whole genome shotgun sequence, one region contains:
- the NRIP2 gene encoding nuclear receptor-interacting protein 2, which translates to MSIRPEAPREEGDAGDRGREAELRGRARLSQQRRLRQATQFLHKDSADLLPLDGLKRLGTSKDWQPHSVIQRRLAVEGSPGRPQGEPPRAQAPILGQESRTKTSKPERPALLVNCKCRDQELQVAVDTGTQYNQISAGCLSRLGLGKRVLKAPGGDLHPGPPALVEQLELQLGQETVECSAQVVDVESPELCLGLQTLLSLQCCIDLEHHVLRLKAPFSELPFLPLHQEPGQ; encoded by the exons ATGAGCATCAGGCCGGAGGCCCCACGGGAGGAGGGCGACGCTGGGGACAGGGGCCGGGAGGCAGAGCTTCGGGGCCGAGCCCGGCTGAGCCAGCAGCGCCGGCTCAGACAGGCCACCCAGTTCCTGCACAAGGACTCGGCCGACCTGCTGCCCCTGGACGGCCTCAAGAGGCTCGGCACCTCCAAGGACTGG CAGCCACACAGCGTGATCCAGAGACGCCTGGCGGTGGAGGGGAGCCCGGGCCGGCCTCAGGGGGAGCCTCCCCGGGCACAGGCCCCGATCCTCGGCCAGGAGAGCAGGACGAAGACCAGCAAGCCCGAGAGGCCAGCACTTCTGGTCAACTGCAAG TGCAGGGACCAGGAGCTTCAGGTGGCAGTGGACACGGGCACCCAGTACAATCAGATCTCCGCTGGATGTCTCAGCCGCCTGGG GTTAGGGAAGAGGGTCCTAAAAGCCCCAGGTGGGGACCTGCACCCGGGGCCCCCAGCCCTGGTGGAGCAGCTGGAGCTACAGCTGGGCCAGGAGACTGTGGAGTGTTCAGCTCAGGTGGTAG ATGTGGAGAGTCCTGAACTCTGCCTTGGCCTGCAGACCCTGCTTTCTCTCCAG TGCTGCATCGACCTGGAGCATCATGTCCTGCGGCTGAAAGCCCCGTTCTCAGAGCTGCCCTTCCTGCCTTTGCACCAAGAGCCGGGCCAGTGA
- the ITFG2 gene encoding integrin-alpha FG-GAP repeat-containing protein 2 isoform X1: MRSVSYVQRVALEFSGSLFPHAICLGDVDNDTLNELVVGDTSGKLSVYKNDDSRPWLTCSCQGMLTCVGVGDVCNKGKNLVVAVSAEGWFHLCDLTPAKSLDGSGHHETLGGEEQRPVFKQHIPANTKVMLISDIGIVLGAGVAVVNKTDKDHGPLGCLQDGDGRCELVVGYTDRVVRAFRWEDLSDGAEHPMGQLVSLKKWMLEGQVDSLSVTPGPLGVPELMVSQPGCAYAILLCTWNKEPGAPPTSEGPMEGTRETPAARDVVLHQTSGRIHNKNVSTHLIGNIKRGHSPNSSASGLFALCTLDGTLKLMEEADRLLWSVQVDHQLFALEKLDVTGNGHEEVVACAWDGQTYIIDHNRTVVRFQVDENIRAFCAGLYACKDSRNSPCLVYVTFNQKIYVYWEVQLERMESTNLLKVLEAQPEFRELLGELGVDPDELSATRALLHQTLYHPDQPPQCAPAGPQDPT; this comes from the exons ATGAGGTCGGTTAGCTACGTACAGCGCGTAGCCCTAGAGTTCAGCGGGAGCCTCTTCCCACACGCCATCTGCCTCGGAGACGTTGACAACGACACG TTAAATGAACTGGTGGTGGGGGACACCAGCGGAAAGCTGTCAGTGTATAAGAATGATGATAGCCGGCCGTGGCTCACCTGCTCCTGCCAGGGAATG CTCACTTGTGTTGGGGTTGGAGACGTATGTAATAAAGGAAAG AACCTGGTGGTGGCTGTGAGTGCCGAGGGCTGGTTTCACTTGTGTGACCTGACGCCTGCCAAGTCCCTGGATGGTTCCGGGCACCACGAGACCCTTGGTGGAGAGGAGCAGCGCCCAGTCTTCAAGCAGCACATCCCTGCGAACACCAAGGTCATGCTGATCAGCGACATCG GCATTGTCCTGGGCGCTGGGGTTGCAgtagtgaataaaacagacaaagatcatggccctCTTGGATGTTTACAAG ATGGTGATGGCCGTTGCGAGCTGGTGGTAGGCTACACAGACCGCGTGGTCCGGGCTTTCCGCTGGGAAGACCTGAGCGACGGCGCCGAGCACCCGATGGGGCAGCTGGTATCGCTCAAGAAGTGGATGTTGGAGGGTCAG GTGGACAGTCTCTCAGTgactccagggcccctgggtgttCCTGAACTGATGGTGTCTCAGCCAGGCTGTGCTTATGCGATTCTGCTGTGTACCTGGAACAAGGAGCCTGGGGCGCCCCCCACCTCTGAGGGACCCATGGAGGGCACTCG GGAGACCCCGGCCGCCCGGGATGTCGTGTTGCACCAGACCTCCGGCCGCATCCACAACAAAAATGTCTCCACTCACCTCATCGGCAACATCAAGCgag GCCACAGCCCCAACAGCAGTGCCTCTGGCCTCTTTGCTCTCTGCACCCTGGATG GGACCCTGAAGCTCATGGAGGAGGCGGACAGGCTGCTGTGGTCGGTGCAGGTGGACCACCAGCTCTTCGCCCTTGAGAAACTGGACGTCACG GGCAACGGGCATGAGGAGGTGGTCGCCTGCGCCTGGGACGGCCAGACATACATCATCGACCACAACCGCACCGTCGTCCGCTTCCAGGTGGACGAAAACATCCGCGCCTTCTGTGCAG GCCTGTATGCCTGCAAAGACAGCCGCAACAGCCCCTGCCTCGTGTACGTCACGTTCAACCAGAAGATCTATGTGTACTGGGAGGTGCAGTTGGAGCGGATGGAGTCCACCAACCTGCTCAAAGTGCTGGAGGCCCAGCCGGAGTTCCGGGAGCTGCTGGGAGAGCTGGGCGTGG ATCCTGATGAGCTGTCCGCCACCCGTGCCCTACTTCACCAAACCCTCTACCATCCAGACCAGCCTCCACAGTGCGCTCCCGCAGGTCCCCAGGACCCCACTTAG
- the ITFG2 gene encoding integrin-alpha FG-GAP repeat-containing protein 2 isoform X2, with translation MRSVSYVQRVALEFSGSLFPHAICLGDVDNDTLNELVVGDTSGKLSVYKNDDSRPWLTCSCQGMLTCVGVGDVCNKGKNLVVAVSAEGWFHLCDLTPAKSLDGSGHHETLGGEEQRPVFKQHIPANTKVMLISDIDGDGRCELVVGYTDRVVRAFRWEDLSDGAEHPMGQLVSLKKWMLEGQVDSLSVTPGPLGVPELMVSQPGCAYAILLCTWNKEPGAPPTSEGPMEGTRETPAARDVVLHQTSGRIHNKNVSTHLIGNIKRGHSPNSSASGLFALCTLDGTLKLMEEADRLLWSVQVDHQLFALEKLDVTGNGHEEVVACAWDGQTYIIDHNRTVVRFQVDENIRAFCAGLYACKDSRNSPCLVYVTFNQKIYVYWEVQLERMESTNLLKVLEAQPEFRELLGELGVDPDELSATRALLHQTLYHPDQPPQCAPAGPQDPT, from the exons ATGAGGTCGGTTAGCTACGTACAGCGCGTAGCCCTAGAGTTCAGCGGGAGCCTCTTCCCACACGCCATCTGCCTCGGAGACGTTGACAACGACACG TTAAATGAACTGGTGGTGGGGGACACCAGCGGAAAGCTGTCAGTGTATAAGAATGATGATAGCCGGCCGTGGCTCACCTGCTCCTGCCAGGGAATG CTCACTTGTGTTGGGGTTGGAGACGTATGTAATAAAGGAAAG AACCTGGTGGTGGCTGTGAGTGCCGAGGGCTGGTTTCACTTGTGTGACCTGACGCCTGCCAAGTCCCTGGATGGTTCCGGGCACCACGAGACCCTTGGTGGAGAGGAGCAGCGCCCAGTCTTCAAGCAGCACATCCCTGCGAACACCAAGGTCATGCTGATCAGCGACATCG ATGGTGATGGCCGTTGCGAGCTGGTGGTAGGCTACACAGACCGCGTGGTCCGGGCTTTCCGCTGGGAAGACCTGAGCGACGGCGCCGAGCACCCGATGGGGCAGCTGGTATCGCTCAAGAAGTGGATGTTGGAGGGTCAG GTGGACAGTCTCTCAGTgactccagggcccctgggtgttCCTGAACTGATGGTGTCTCAGCCAGGCTGTGCTTATGCGATTCTGCTGTGTACCTGGAACAAGGAGCCTGGGGCGCCCCCCACCTCTGAGGGACCCATGGAGGGCACTCG GGAGACCCCGGCCGCCCGGGATGTCGTGTTGCACCAGACCTCCGGCCGCATCCACAACAAAAATGTCTCCACTCACCTCATCGGCAACATCAAGCgag GCCACAGCCCCAACAGCAGTGCCTCTGGCCTCTTTGCTCTCTGCACCCTGGATG GGACCCTGAAGCTCATGGAGGAGGCGGACAGGCTGCTGTGGTCGGTGCAGGTGGACCACCAGCTCTTCGCCCTTGAGAAACTGGACGTCACG GGCAACGGGCATGAGGAGGTGGTCGCCTGCGCCTGGGACGGCCAGACATACATCATCGACCACAACCGCACCGTCGTCCGCTTCCAGGTGGACGAAAACATCCGCGCCTTCTGTGCAG GCCTGTATGCCTGCAAAGACAGCCGCAACAGCCCCTGCCTCGTGTACGTCACGTTCAACCAGAAGATCTATGTGTACTGGGAGGTGCAGTTGGAGCGGATGGAGTCCACCAACCTGCTCAAAGTGCTGGAGGCCCAGCCGGAGTTCCGGGAGCTGCTGGGAGAGCTGGGCGTGG ATCCTGATGAGCTGTCCGCCACCCGTGCCCTACTTCACCAAACCCTCTACCATCCAGACCAGCCTCCACAGTGCGCTCCCGCAGGTCCCCAGGACCCCACTTAG